From the Brassica napus cultivar Da-Ae chromosome A8, Da-Ae, whole genome shotgun sequence genome, one window contains:
- the LOC106367911 gene encoding splicing factor U2af small subunit A-like — protein sequence MAEHLASIYGTEKDRVNCPFYNKMGACRHGDRCSRIHNRPAISPTLLLANMYQRPDMITPGVDAQGQPLDPRKIQEHFEDFFEDLFEELGKFGEIESLNICDNLADHMIGNVYVQFKEEDQAAAALKALQGRSYLGRPIIGEFSPVTDFREATCRQYEEENCSRGGYCNFMHVKLVSREMRRKLFGRRSYRRGSRSRSISPRGRREYGRRGDRDRDPPRREFSHRERDGEFYRRGSGKRSERGGRDRDGSRRRERSPGGGREGSEERRARIEQWNREREEKEEGGA from the coding sequence ATGGCCGAGCATTTAGCTTCAATCTACGGCACCGAGAAGGACAGAGTGAACTGCCCTTTCTACAACAAGATGGGCGCGTGCCGTCACGGTGACCGCTGCTCTCGCATCCACAACCGTCCCGCCATCTCCCCGACCCTCCTCCTCGCCAACATGTACCAGAGACCCGACATGATCACCCCCGGCGTCGACGCCCAGGGCCAGCCCCTCGACCCGCGCAAGATCCAAGAGCATTTCGAGGATTTCTTCGAGGATCTGTTCGAGGAGCTCGGGAAGTTTGGGGAGATTGAGAGTCTCAACATTTGTGATAACCTCGCTGACCACATGATTGGGAATGTGTATGTTCAGTTCAAGGAGGAGGATCAGGCTGCTGCTGCTTTAAAGGCTTTGCAGGGGAGGTCTTACTTGGGCCGGCCCATTATCGGGGAGTTCTCTcctgtgacggattttagggaGGCCACGTGTAGGCAGTATGAGGAGGAGAATTGTAGCCGTGGTGGGTATTGTAACTTTATGCATGTGAAGCTTGTTTCGAGGGAGATGAGGAGGAAGCTGTTTGGGAGGAGGTCGTACCGAAGGGGGAGTAGGAGTAGGAGTATAAGTCCCAGGGGGAGGAGAGAGTATGGCCGGCGTGGTGATCGTGATCGTGATCCTCCTCGCAGGGAGTTTAGTCATCGTGAGAGGGATGGGGAGTTTTACCGGCGTGGAAGTGGGAAGAGGTCGGAGAGAGGAGGCAGGGACAGGGACGGTTctaggaggagagagagaagccCTGGTGGTGGGAGGGAAGGAAGCGAGGAGAGGAGGGCGAGGATTGAGCAGTGGAACAGAGAACGTGAGGAGAAGGAAGAGGGAGGAGCATAA